The Thermosynechococcus sp. genome has a segment encoding these proteins:
- a CDS encoding ATP-binding cassette domain-containing protein, which produces MTATVKVEHLKKSYGAITGVADVSFTAHEGEIFGVLGPNGSGKTTTLRCLCTLSRPDAGRLEVCGFSVLHQPHLVRQKLGYVAQEVALDKILTGQEFLELQAALYHIPRALIPERIEAVLARLDLRQWRDRQCGTYSGGIRKRFDLAAGLLHQPQVLVLDEPTVGLDIESRQVIWDVLRDLKAQGLTIILTSHYLEEVDLLSDRLVILDQGRVIASGSPEELKANIGGDRVTLRVREFTPRQEAQMAQGLLSQLDCVKSVLINANQGNSLNLVVTDVTVAITAIRTALEEAGLPLFSLAQSHPSLDDVYLAATGQTLLDADLAAAAQRDSKQLKKEVMQR; this is translated from the coding sequence ATGACAGCCACGGTAAAGGTCGAACATCTCAAGAAGTCCTACGGGGCCATTACAGGGGTGGCCGATGTCTCCTTTACAGCCCATGAAGGGGAAATTTTTGGGGTGCTGGGGCCGAATGGCTCAGGGAAAACGACAACACTGCGCTGTCTGTGTACCCTCTCGCGACCGGATGCGGGGCGCCTGGAAGTCTGCGGCTTCTCGGTGCTCCACCAACCCCATTTGGTGCGCCAGAAATTAGGCTATGTGGCCCAAGAGGTGGCTCTCGATAAAATTCTTACGGGTCAGGAATTTCTAGAATTGCAGGCGGCGCTGTACCACATTCCCCGGGCCCTGATTCCGGAGCGCATTGAGGCGGTGCTGGCACGCTTAGATCTACGGCAATGGCGCGATCGCCAGTGTGGTACCTACTCCGGTGGCATTCGCAAACGCTTTGATCTTGCGGCGGGACTTCTACACCAACCCCAAGTACTTGTCTTGGATGAACCCACCGTAGGTCTCGACATTGAAAGTCGCCAGGTGATTTGGGATGTGCTGCGGGATCTCAAGGCCCAAGGACTGACGATTATCTTGACCAGCCACTACCTGGAGGAGGTGGATCTCCTCAGCGATCGCTTGGTGATTCTCGATCAGGGACGGGTGATTGCCAGTGGGTCTCCTGAGGAACTCAAGGCCAATATCGGGGGCGATCGCGTCACGTTGCGGGTGCGGGAATTCACACCGCGTCAAGAGGCGCAAATGGCACAGGGCCTTCTCAGTCAATTGGACTGCGTCAAATCCGTCCTGATTAACGCCAACCAAGGCAACTCCTTAAATCTGGTAGTCACAGATGTCACTGTGGCGATCACAGCCATTAGAACGGCGCTAGAGGAAGCAGGACTGCCCCTGTTTAGCTTGGCGCAGTCACACCCCAGTCTAGATGATGTCTATTTGGCAGCCACCGGTCAAACCCTCTTGGATGCCGACTTGGCAGCCGCAGCGCAGCGGGACAGCAAACAGTTAAAAAAAGAGGTCATGCAACGCTAA
- a CDS encoding HMA2 domain-containing protein translates to MATAETAPIAEVMHLTGDRLRLRIQELKTDVGFRDSLSAYLETLRGIQSVHVNPLAASITIEYRREQITPLQLLAAIQFWGDVQIIGQGNRGLQNLTRAFDLEPEEVGNKLTSMGGFLIGGYVGDMLGGMVGGTAAGLFMGPAGVVMGVQVGTFVGGVIGARLGMEASEQITQLQFTALEETPERVAKALEIHSGDKIGGAAGEIAGGLAGQVVLGPVGETLGRVVGNMVGSQLGEDLGRQLAEPSPEEPPPPSLHLFLEWWVKTSQTFMKETLLGTLGGIVARAMLGPQAEAEGIRAGTRLSRHLDMQQSNTAAPEKKV, encoded by the coding sequence ATGGCCACTGCTGAAACTGCACCCATTGCCGAAGTCATGCACCTCACGGGCGATCGCCTGCGATTGCGGATTCAAGAACTGAAAACCGATGTTGGCTTTCGCGATTCCTTGAGTGCCTACCTGGAAACCCTCCGAGGTATCCAGTCTGTTCACGTTAACCCCCTTGCCGCCTCGATCACCATTGAGTATCGCCGTGAGCAAATCACTCCCCTGCAACTGCTCGCGGCCATTCAATTTTGGGGGGATGTCCAGATCATCGGCCAAGGCAATAGGGGCTTGCAAAACCTCACCCGCGCCTTTGATCTCGAACCCGAAGAAGTTGGCAACAAACTCACCTCCATGGGCGGATTTCTCATCGGGGGCTACGTGGGCGATATGCTCGGCGGCATGGTGGGGGGAACGGCGGCGGGTCTGTTTATGGGGCCTGCGGGTGTAGTCATGGGGGTGCAAGTGGGCACCTTTGTGGGTGGCGTCATTGGTGCGCGACTGGGGATGGAAGCCAGTGAGCAGATAACCCAACTGCAATTTACTGCCCTTGAGGAAACGCCCGAACGGGTCGCAAAAGCGCTGGAGATTCACAGTGGTGACAAAATTGGCGGTGCAGCCGGTGAAATTGCTGGCGGCTTGGCGGGACAAGTGGTCTTAGGACCTGTGGGTGAAACCCTCGGGCGCGTGGTGGGGAATATGGTGGGTTCGCAACTCGGGGAAGATCTGGGGCGACAGTTAGCCGAGCCATCCCCTGAGGAACCTCCTCCCCCGTCTCTGCATCTTTTCCTGGAGTGGTGGGTGAAAACCAGTCAAACCTTTATGAAGGAAACGCTATTGGGCACCCTCGGTGGAATTGTGGCCCGGGCAATGCTGGGTCCTCAAGCCGAAGCTGAGGGCATCCGAGCCGGTACCCGGCTTAGTCGTCATCTCGATATGCAACAGTCCAACACCGCAGCCCCAGAGAAAAAAGTATAA
- a CDS encoding PIN/TRAM domain-containing protein has protein sequence MLDTILLLIIVVMGIAVGFNSIDLLPETVLAQVANVRGLQWVMAGFGAIVGIALGLLLQSLYHRLERSIRQLPPETLLSRAVGLVVGLLLANLMLAPIFLLPIPKDFSFIKPLIAVLTSILFAYSGTTLADSHGPALLRLINPNAVASSLLAEGMLKPARAKVLDTSCIIDGRIEALLNLGVLEGQIIVPQFVLQELQRIADAGNEQKRIRGRRGLDVLNRLQASLGDRIVIHSADYPELTTVDAKLVRLCQEINGTLVTNDLNLNKVARFQKVDVFNVNEVAQALRPIYLPGDTLELKILKEGKEPAQGVGYLEDGTMVVVEEGVDHIGDQLSVVVTGALQTAAGRMIFARLQMPTVA, from the coding sequence ATGCTCGATACAATCCTACTCCTCATTATCGTCGTGATGGGAATTGCCGTTGGCTTCAACAGCATTGACCTACTCCCAGAAACGGTTCTTGCTCAAGTGGCCAATGTGCGGGGGTTGCAGTGGGTCATGGCTGGCTTTGGCGCCATTGTTGGTATTGCCCTTGGCCTCTTGCTGCAGTCGCTTTACCATCGTCTTGAGCGCAGTATCCGCCAATTGCCTCCAGAAACGCTCCTGTCGCGGGCAGTGGGGCTTGTCGTGGGGCTGCTCCTTGCCAATTTGATGCTGGCACCGATTTTTCTGTTGCCCATTCCCAAGGACTTTTCCTTTATTAAGCCTCTGATTGCGGTTCTCACCAGCATTCTCTTTGCCTATTCGGGAACCACCTTGGCCGATAGCCACGGCCCCGCCCTGCTGCGGTTAATTAATCCCAATGCGGTTGCCAGTAGCCTCTTGGCAGAGGGAATGCTCAAACCTGCCCGGGCTAAGGTGCTGGATACCAGTTGCATTATTGATGGCCGCATTGAGGCGCTGTTGAATTTAGGGGTACTGGAAGGGCAAATCATTGTGCCCCAGTTTGTGCTTCAGGAGTTGCAACGGATTGCCGATGCGGGCAATGAGCAAAAACGGATTCGCGGTCGGCGGGGTCTAGATGTGTTGAACCGCCTACAGGCCAGTTTGGGCGATCGCATTGTCATTCACTCCGCAGACTATCCAGAATTAACGACAGTGGACGCCAAGCTGGTGCGTCTGTGTCAAGAGATCAACGGCACCTTGGTCACCAATGACTTGAATCTCAACAAAGTGGCCCGCTTCCAGAAGGTGGATGTCTTTAACGTCAACGAAGTCGCCCAAGCCCTGCGTCCGATTTATCTCCCTGGGGATACCCTGGAGTTGAAAATCCTCAAGGAAGGAAAAGAGCCTGCCCAAGGGGTGGGATACCTTGAGGATGGCACCATGGTCGTGGTGGAGGAAGGGGTGGATCACATTGGCGATCAATTGTCTGTGGTGGTCACCGGTGCTCTGCAAACGGCAGCAGGACGGATGATTTTTGCCCGTCTGCAAATGCCAACAGTGGCCTAA
- a CDS encoding glycosyltransferase, which produces MAHESPKQASPPQLVSPWVWGFFVFSLLFLLGVLLATVWRPTLFPIDLVNPDQLRPLPDLLQMPTDEMGLWWPVVLATMVAIALNFIPSKNVTRLIVRLIVILFGCRYLLWRGWVTLNDAHWLSFAASVAFYGLELLYFFTYLLYFYQTAWLTSEWRSRQANHYQQAVLSGEYCPSVDVFIPTYNEPPHILRRTIVACQAMNYTNKAIYVLDDGRRSDIAALCKQLRVCYLTRPTNEHRKAGNLNHALKRTTGELIAVFDADFIPFQNFLTRTVGFFQDDQVAMVQTPQHFFNPDYHAQNLGIEFMMPGDMEYFFGFIQPGRDLGNAIICCGTSYVVRRRDLKAVGGYYTRCVVEDFQTGTKMQIAGYRLIYLNEILSMGESPRNFQDYLEQRLRWLQGNMQIYFCGDDLPIWSKLSWFQRSCHVSLLLHNITPFTRVCFLIGPFLSLMTGISLTVATLSEYLFYALPYTLLNIATFSWATEGRYFSIWGEVYEVAFAFPGMVQLIKILRNPFGKIGSIVTNKGTLSNRKRLNLRFTWPLAAFVIAVGLGIFIRYGGYWLHIWPPMEYERSGLEVMLAWTLYNAFIALIAVLSSIDQPSRRQSDRFPVCTVCRFQLGNQTYWGYTRDLSETGAALLLTAGRFVEDQGNQVGTLTFLEQDFSVTAAVVRSRAEDEKCCIYLRFLEVSDEAHRGLVQLLYGGLTWWHKPKAPSGLDAFWPMLIRLFDFRSLFSLYSNN; this is translated from the coding sequence ATGGCCCACGAGTCACCCAAGCAGGCTTCGCCTCCCCAGCTGGTTTCGCCTTGGGTATGGGGGTTTTTTGTGTTCAGCCTGTTATTTTTGCTGGGGGTCTTGCTGGCAACAGTGTGGCGACCGACCCTTTTTCCTATTGACTTGGTCAATCCCGATCAGTTGCGGCCGCTGCCCGATCTCTTGCAGATGCCTACGGATGAGATGGGTTTGTGGTGGCCGGTTGTCCTTGCCACAATGGTGGCGATCGCCCTCAACTTCATCCCCAGCAAGAATGTTACCCGGCTCATCGTTCGCCTCATCGTCATTCTCTTTGGCTGCCGCTATCTTCTGTGGCGCGGCTGGGTGACGCTCAATGATGCCCACTGGTTGAGCTTTGCTGCCAGTGTTGCCTTCTATGGTCTGGAGCTGCTCTACTTTTTCACTTATCTACTCTACTTTTACCAAACAGCATGGCTGACCAGCGAGTGGCGATCGCGCCAAGCCAATCACTACCAGCAGGCAGTTCTCAGTGGCGAATATTGCCCCAGTGTCGATGTTTTCATTCCCACCTACAATGAACCGCCCCATATTTTGCGACGCACTATTGTTGCCTGTCAGGCCATGAATTACACAAATAAAGCCATCTATGTCCTTGACGATGGTCGGCGATCGGACATTGCCGCTCTGTGCAAACAACTGAGGGTCTGCTATCTCACCCGCCCTACCAACGAGCACCGCAAAGCAGGAAACCTCAACCATGCCCTGAAACGCACCACCGGTGAACTCATTGCCGTTTTTGATGCCGACTTTATTCCTTTTCAGAATTTTTTAACTCGCACTGTGGGCTTTTTCCAAGATGATCAGGTGGCTATGGTGCAAACTCCCCAGCATTTTTTTAACCCCGACTATCACGCCCAAAACCTTGGCATTGAATTTATGATGCCCGGCGACATGGAATATTTTTTCGGGTTTATTCAGCCGGGACGCGATCTTGGCAATGCGATCATCTGTTGTGGTACCTCCTATGTGGTGCGTCGCCGTGACCTAAAGGCAGTGGGGGGCTATTACACCCGCTGTGTGGTTGAGGATTTCCAAACAGGGACAAAGATGCAAATTGCCGGCTACCGCCTAATTTATCTCAACGAGATCCTCAGCATGGGGGAATCTCCCCGCAACTTTCAAGACTATTTGGAGCAACGACTGCGGTGGCTACAGGGGAATATGCAAATCTATTTCTGTGGGGATGATCTCCCCATCTGGTCAAAACTCTCTTGGTTTCAGCGCAGTTGTCATGTGTCCTTGCTATTGCACAATATCACTCCCTTTACCCGTGTTTGCTTTCTCATTGGTCCATTTTTAAGCCTAATGACGGGTATTTCCCTGACGGTTGCTACATTGAGTGAGTATCTTTTCTATGCCCTGCCCTACACCTTACTGAATATTGCCACCTTTAGCTGGGCCACAGAAGGGCGGTATTTCTCAATCTGGGGTGAGGTTTATGAAGTTGCCTTTGCCTTTCCCGGCATGGTGCAACTGATTAAAATCCTGCGCAATCCCTTTGGCAAAATTGGCAGCATCGTCACCAATAAAGGAACTCTCTCTAATCGCAAGCGGTTGAATTTACGCTTCACATGGCCGCTGGCAGCCTTTGTGATTGCTGTGGGGCTGGGTATCTTTATCCGCTATGGGGGCTACTGGCTCCATATTTGGCCGCCTATGGAGTATGAGCGCTCAGGGTTGGAGGTGATGTTGGCTTGGACGCTGTATAACGCCTTTATTGCCTTGATTGCCGTCTTGTCCTCCATCGATCAACCCAGCCGTCGCCAGAGCGATCGCTTCCCCGTTTGCACTGTGTGTCGCTTTCAACTGGGGAATCAAACCTACTGGGGCTATACCCGGGATCTTTCGGAGACAGGGGCGGCTCTATTACTGACCGCTGGCCGGTTTGTGGAAGACCAAGGCAATCAGGTGGGGACGCTCACTTTTTTAGAGCAGGACTTTAGCGTGACCGCAGCTGTTGTTCGCAGCCGTGCAGAAGACGAGAAATGCTGTATTTACCTGCGGTTTCTTGAGGTCAGTGATGAGGCACACCGGGGCCTAGTACAACTGCTCTATGGTGGCCTCACATGGTGGCACAAACCGAAAGCCCCCAGTGGCCTAGATGCCTTTTGGCCAATGTTGATTCGTCTATTCGACTTTCGATCGCTCTTTAGCCTTTATAGCAATAACTAG
- the ureC gene encoding urease subunit alpha, whose product MSYRIDRQTYAETYGPTVGDRLRLADTDLIIEIERDYTHYGDEVKFGGGKVIRDGMGQSPIANAEGAVDVVITNAVILDWWGVVKADVGIKEGKIYKIGKAGNPYTQEGVDIIIGPGTEAIAGEGMILTAGGIDAHIHFICPQQIATAIASGITTMIGGGTGPATGTNATTCTPGPWNIYRMLQAADAFPVNLGFLGKGNSSQPQGLIEQVQAGAVGLKLHEDWGTTPAAIDTCLSVAEDYDIQVAIHTDTLNESGFVEDTIAAFKNRTIHAYHTEGAGGGHAPDIIKVCGQANVLPSSTNPTRPYTVNTLDEHLDMLMVCHHLDPNIPEDVAFAESRIRRETIAAEDVLHDLGAFSIISSDSQAMGRVGESIIRTWQTAHKMKLQRGHLRDPQQPGVDHDNFRARRYVAKYTINPAITHGIAEYVGSVEVGKIADLCLWKPAFFGVKPELVIKGGMIAYAQMGDANASIPTPQPVHMQPMFASYGGCQTATSVTFMSQAGIANNLPEQLGLQKTVLPVRHIRQLRKADLKLNDYLPHIEVDPETYEVRADGELLTCEPASVLPLAQRYFLF is encoded by the coding sequence ATGAGCTACCGCATTGATCGCCAGACCTATGCAGAAACCTATGGCCCGACGGTGGGCGATCGCCTGCGACTTGCGGATACAGATCTCATTATCGAAATTGAGCGCGACTACACCCACTACGGTGATGAGGTCAAGTTTGGCGGCGGCAAGGTGATCCGCGACGGGATGGGACAGTCCCCCATTGCTAATGCAGAAGGCGCAGTGGATGTGGTGATCACCAATGCGGTCATTCTGGACTGGTGGGGCGTTGTCAAGGCCGATGTCGGCATCAAAGAGGGCAAAATCTACAAAATTGGTAAAGCAGGAAACCCCTACACCCAAGAGGGGGTAGATATTATCATTGGCCCTGGCACGGAGGCGATCGCTGGCGAAGGCATGATCCTCACTGCTGGGGGGATTGACGCCCACATTCACTTTATCTGTCCACAGCAGATTGCCACTGCCATTGCCTCGGGGATTACAACAATGATTGGTGGCGGAACGGGGCCTGCCACAGGTACCAATGCCACCACCTGTACGCCAGGACCTTGGAACATCTACCGCATGCTTCAAGCTGCCGATGCCTTTCCAGTGAATTTAGGCTTTTTGGGCAAGGGCAATAGCAGCCAACCCCAAGGACTGATTGAGCAAGTGCAGGCGGGCGCTGTTGGTCTTAAACTCCACGAAGACTGGGGCACTACCCCTGCTGCCATTGACACCTGTTTGAGTGTGGCTGAAGACTACGACATTCAGGTGGCCATCCACACCGACACCCTTAACGAATCTGGGTTTGTCGAAGACACCATTGCTGCCTTCAAAAACCGCACCATTCACGCCTATCACACTGAGGGCGCCGGCGGAGGACATGCCCCGGACATTATTAAGGTCTGTGGTCAAGCCAATGTGTTGCCCTCTTCCACTAATCCCACTCGCCCCTACACTGTCAATACCCTCGATGAGCACTTGGATATGTTGATGGTGTGCCACCACCTCGACCCCAATATTCCTGAAGATGTGGCCTTTGCCGAGTCGCGGATTCGCAGAGAAACCATTGCTGCTGAAGATGTTCTCCATGACCTCGGGGCCTTTAGTATTATCTCTTCGGACTCCCAAGCAATGGGACGGGTGGGGGAGAGTATTATTCGCACATGGCAAACTGCTCACAAAATGAAGCTGCAGCGGGGACATCTCAGGGATCCCCAACAGCCGGGCGTCGATCATGACAACTTTCGCGCCCGCCGCTATGTAGCCAAGTACACGATTAATCCTGCCATTACCCACGGCATTGCTGAGTATGTGGGATCAGTAGAGGTGGGCAAAATTGCTGATCTGTGCCTCTGGAAGCCCGCTTTCTTTGGAGTCAAGCCGGAGCTGGTAATCAAGGGGGGAATGATTGCCTACGCTCAAATGGGGGATGCCAATGCCAGTATTCCCACGCCCCAACCAGTGCACATGCAACCCATGTTTGCCAGCTATGGGGGCTGCCAAACCGCCACCTCAGTAACCTTTATGTCTCAAGCAGGCATTGCCAACAACCTCCCAGAACAGTTGGGGTTGCAAAAAACAGTGCTGCCGGTGCGCCACATCCGCCAACTGCGCAAAGCAGATCTCAAGCTCAATGACTACTTACCCCACATTGAGGTAGATCCCGAAACCTATGAGGTGCGGGCGGATGGTGAATTGCTCACCTGTGAACCGGCCAGTGTCTTACCCCTTGCCCAACGTTATTTTCTCTTTTAA
- a CDS encoding trypsin-like peptidase domain-containing protein codes for MVRARLSFVGMAIALGALTGCPLRLPDRTPTPPHTEASLPPLAPMERLKVSENFIAKVVAEAGPAVVSIDTLRLRRSQEDSFLNPFPVPDMPVRQGQGSGFIFTPDGKIMTNAHVVEGASAVRVTLPDGRQYDGKVLGADSLTDVAVVQIDAKNLPTVQLGNSDTLKPGEWAIAIGNPLGLSNTVTAGIISAMGRASSEIGAADKRVSFIQTDAAINPGNSGGPLLNAAGQVVGVNTAVISQAQGLGFAIPINTAYRIAEQIITTGRAQHLYLGIRMVPLTPELVLQIREQQPNWTLNQTQGTLIIGVAPNSPAAKAGLQAGDWIAKVNDINQPTPQQVQSVVEETKLGEKITLEIQRGDRRQTISLKPEPMPPELYPSSQPE; via the coding sequence ATGGTTCGCGCGCGGTTGAGTTTCGTTGGGATGGCGATCGCCCTTGGGGCCCTAACGGGCTGTCCATTGCGTTTGCCCGATCGCACCCCCACCCCCCCCCATACAGAGGCGTCTCTACCTCCCCTTGCCCCCATGGAGCGACTCAAGGTGAGCGAGAATTTCATTGCCAAGGTGGTTGCTGAGGCAGGGCCAGCGGTGGTGAGTATTGATACTCTACGACTGCGCCGCAGTCAAGAGGATAGTTTCCTCAATCCTTTTCCGGTGCCAGATATGCCAGTGCGCCAAGGTCAAGGCTCTGGGTTTATCTTTACGCCCGATGGCAAAATCATGACCAATGCCCATGTGGTGGAAGGCGCTAGCGCCGTGCGAGTCACACTGCCCGATGGTCGCCAGTACGATGGCAAGGTGCTGGGTGCTGATTCCCTGACGGATGTGGCGGTGGTGCAAATTGATGCCAAGAATCTGCCCACGGTGCAACTGGGGAATTCCGACACCTTGAAGCCCGGTGAGTGGGCGATCGCCATCGGTAACCCCTTGGGGCTGAGTAACACCGTCACCGCTGGGATTATCAGTGCCATGGGGCGTGCCAGTAGTGAAATTGGTGCTGCCGATAAGCGCGTCAGCTTCATTCAAACGGATGCGGCCATTAATCCCGGAAATTCCGGGGGGCCACTCCTGAATGCTGCCGGTCAAGTGGTGGGGGTCAATACGGCGGTAATTTCCCAAGCGCAGGGCCTTGGCTTTGCCATTCCCATCAATACGGCCTATCGCATTGCTGAGCAAATTATTACCACGGGTCGCGCTCAGCACCTCTACTTAGGCATTCGCATGGTGCCCCTAACTCCAGAACTGGTACTACAAATCCGTGAACAACAGCCCAACTGGACCCTGAACCAAACCCAAGGCACTCTGATCATTGGTGTTGCCCCCAATTCGCCAGCGGCAAAAGCAGGTCTGCAAGCGGGAGATTGGATTGCCAAAGTGAACGACATTAACCAACCCACCCCGCAACAAGTACAAAGTGTTGTTGAGGAAACGAAACTCGGGGAGAAAATCACTTTGGAGATTCAACGGGGCGATCGCCGGCAAACTATTAGCCTTAAACCAGAGCCAATGCCGCCGGAATTGTATCCCTCCTCTCAGCCAGAATAA
- a CDS encoding zinc-dependent alcohol dehydrogenase family protein, with protein sequence MKAVAITEFGEPDVLVLREMPEPQVEAADEVKIQLRAASVNPIDTKLRQRGTFFPDRRPAILGCDGAGVVVAVGAAVRRFRVGDEVYFCYGGLGDRGGCYAEYAVVPEAAVAHKPKSLSFIQAAALPLAVITAWEALGDRGAVPPLNVLSTAKTVLIHAGAGGVGHLAIQLARRAGAQVATTISSPAKAEFTEALGATLAINYKTTDWVQAVLDWTGGKGVDLALDTVGGTTFAETFKAVRPYGTLATLLEPAADTPWKIARQRNLLIQLTLMLTPQLMGLREALAHQGKILEQVASLVDCGELQVVVDKTFPLGAAADAHRYLSQRLVQGKVVLIP encoded by the coding sequence ATGAAAGCCGTTGCCATCACTGAGTTTGGCGAGCCCGATGTTTTAGTGCTACGGGAGATGCCCGAGCCGCAGGTTGAAGCTGCCGATGAGGTGAAAATTCAACTGCGGGCAGCCAGTGTCAACCCCATTGATACTAAGCTGCGACAGCGGGGCACGTTTTTTCCCGATCGCCGGCCAGCGATTCTCGGCTGTGATGGTGCCGGCGTCGTGGTGGCGGTGGGTGCGGCAGTACGGCGCTTTCGCGTAGGCGATGAGGTCTATTTCTGCTATGGCGGCTTGGGCGATCGCGGCGGCTGTTACGCCGAGTATGCAGTTGTGCCGGAAGCTGCTGTTGCCCATAAACCCAAGTCTCTCTCATTTATTCAGGCGGCTGCCTTGCCCTTGGCCGTCATTACCGCTTGGGAAGCTTTGGGCGATCGCGGGGCAGTCCCACCGTTGAATGTCCTCTCTACCGCAAAAACCGTTCTCATTCACGCCGGCGCGGGCGGGGTGGGGCATCTGGCCATTCAATTAGCCCGGCGCGCAGGTGCCCAGGTGGCCACCACCATTAGTTCGCCAGCAAAAGCCGAATTTACAGAAGCTTTGGGGGCAACCCTCGCCATTAACTACAAAACAACCGACTGGGTGCAAGCGGTTTTAGATTGGACCGGCGGCAAGGGGGTTGATCTTGCCCTTGATACCGTTGGGGGTACCACCTTTGCCGAGACCTTCAAGGCGGTGCGTCCCTATGGCACCCTCGCCACCCTCTTGGAACCGGCAGCCGATACGCCATGGAAAATTGCCCGCCAACGCAACCTCTTGATCCAACTCACCCTGATGCTCACCCCTCAACTCATGGGCCTGCGGGAGGCCCTTGCCCACCAAGGCAAGATCCTAGAGCAGGTGGCCAGCCTTGTGGATTGCGGCGAGCTCCAGGTTGTTGTGGATAAAACCTTTCCCCTCGGTGCCGCCGCCGATGCCCATCGCTATCTCAGCCAACGCTTGGTACAGGGGAAGGTGGTACTCATCCCATAA
- a CDS encoding ABC transporter ATP-binding protein, with protein sequence MSLLQVTDVYAGYIPDVDILRGVNFRLEAGELVAVIGPNGAGKSTLAKTIAGLLTPRLGTITLAGEDITYLRPNQIVKKGIGYVPQVANVFRSLTIEENLEMGAFTKTGNLKVLKERVYDTFPRLAERRQQRAGTLSGGERQMLAMGRAMMLDPQIMVLDEPSAALSPALVNDVFAKIKEINAQGTAIILVEQNARKALAMSDRGYVLEMGKERYEGLGSELLNDPKVGELYLGIVRAQP encoded by the coding sequence ATGAGCTTGCTCCAAGTCACCGATGTCTATGCCGGCTATATTCCCGACGTGGATATTTTACGGGGGGTTAATTTTCGCCTCGAAGCCGGGGAGCTTGTGGCTGTCATTGGCCCCAATGGCGCCGGAAAATCAACATTAGCAAAAACCATCGCCGGTTTGCTGACGCCCCGCCTTGGCACCATTACCCTCGCCGGCGAAGATATTACCTACCTGCGTCCCAACCAAATTGTTAAAAAGGGCATCGGTTACGTGCCGCAAGTTGCCAATGTATTCCGCTCCCTCACCATTGAAGAAAATCTGGAGATGGGGGCCTTTACCAAAACCGGCAATCTCAAGGTACTCAAAGAGCGTGTCTATGATACCTTTCCCCGCTTGGCGGAGCGGCGACAGCAACGGGCCGGTACCCTTTCCGGGGGCGAACGGCAAATGCTGGCCATGGGACGCGCCATGATGCTGGATCCCCAAATTATGGTCTTGGATGAACCCTCTGCGGCTCTTTCCCCAGCGCTGGTCAATGATGTCTTTGCCAAAATCAAAGAAATTAATGCCCAGGGCACCGCTATTATTCTTGTGGAGCAAAACGCCCGGAAGGCCCTTGCCATGAGCGATCGCGGGTACGTCTTAGAAATGGGTAAAGAGCGCTATGAAGGACTGGGCAGCGAATTACTCAATGACCCCAAAGTGGGAGAACTTTACCTCGGAATTGTGCGGGCACAGCCTTAG
- the gmk gene encoding guanylate kinase, producing MTSATPQPGQLIVITGPSGVGKGTLLRQLRQRHPELAFSVSATTRPPRPTEVAGVDYYFVSVEEFKAMIAAGQLLEWAEFAGHYYGTPRHPLVQLIAQGKTVILEIELQGARQVRQSYPQARHIFILPPSLAELEHRLRSRGQDSEEAIARRLAQAETEIAAAPEFDVQIVNDDLEKSLIALETAIFSPAP from the coding sequence ATGACCAGTGCAACGCCCCAGCCCGGGCAACTCATTGTGATTACTGGCCCCAGTGGTGTCGGCAAAGGAACGCTCCTACGGCAACTGCGGCAACGCCATCCCGAACTGGCCTTTTCAGTTTCGGCCACCACCCGGCCGCCGCGTCCTACAGAGGTTGCAGGGGTGGATTACTATTTTGTCTCTGTAGAAGAATTTAAGGCCATGATTGCCGCTGGCCAACTCTTGGAATGGGCGGAGTTTGCAGGTCATTACTACGGCACACCGCGCCACCCCCTGGTTCAACTCATTGCCCAAGGGAAAACCGTGATCCTCGAAATTGAACTGCAAGGGGCACGTCAAGTGCGCCAATCCTATCCCCAAGCGCGTCACATCTTTATTTTGCCGCCATCTTTAGCAGAACTGGAACACCGCCTGCGCAGCCGTGGCCAAGACAGTGAGGAGGCGATCGCCCGCCGTTTAGCTCAAGCGGAAACTGAAATTGCTGCTGCCCCAGAATTTGATGTGCAAATTGTCAATGATGATCTAGAAAAAAGCCTGATTGCCCTTGAAACGGCCATTTTTAGCCCAGCGCCCTAA